The genome window TAATCCTACGAGTTTGTCGTAACTGCTTAGAAGTGGGTTATACCTCTCATCATGCTGATGATGTTAAGACTATCTCTTCGATTTTCACTTCAAAACTTTGTCTAATTTCTCTCTTAGTAACTTTAAGTGTACATTGTTCTCTATCAGTAGGACCAATTATGCATTAGAAAATAATGACAACAGCTTGTTTTAGAATTTAACGACAGGATATATCTACGACTTATAGTAAGAACGATTTCCGTGTCGAAGACCTCTACAAACCCTATTTAATACAATGACCTTTATAGCATATATTAACTTTGCTGTCATGAGATATGTCATATCctgcaaaatgtattttataagaaTGTCAACAGATAGCTAAACGCACTAGTTACCAGTTAATATCAGTAATGGCAAAGTGGTCAGTGCATTATTGCTTGTCAAGCTTGGCCGAGCCATCTTCATAGTATACCATAGTAACTTACAGCTGAATGAACGTTTTACCAAAAGAAACACGTAATTCTTCTTTAAAAACCAGTTCATTCGGTAAAATAAGTTTTCTTCAGTTGGTACTGATACCGTTTTTCGATGTGATAATTATAATGCCAGATAATTTTTGTTTCCAGTAGGAATACATTATGCTATAATCTTAAGAAAATATCAGTCATTAATGTCTTATTTTGACTTGATTAAGGAATATTTTACAGAACTAGTGAAAATGGTGGTTAagctttaattataaataaactgGACTCTTATAGTCTGTCCATAATTGACGTTGAACTTTTAAGTAGAGTCAGTAATGATGGATAAGTCACTCTTTGTGCGCTCCCAAATAAAATAATTCCCAGGTTCTGCATTGGAAAGAAGGAACCGTGTTCTATACAGCATTTTAAACACTAAAAACCCAACTAAAAGTGACTGGAAGGAAGTGATGTTTCTCTTCCCTAATTTTACGAAATATTCATAAGCTGTATTCGATTCAGATGTCGTCTTAAAAGGTTTAACTTACACAATACTAGGTCAGTGTATTTTTCCGAAAATCTATATTGATTTCGAAATTATCGTGTAGAAGGAGTGAGACAAAGACTTCCCTAATGATAGATGTTTCCTGACTTACTTTTCTAAGTAGAAAGTGACGGACATTTAATTAAttacttcaactctctctctctctctctctctctctctctctctctctctctctctctctctctctctctctctctacacatatgTCATAAGTAAATCGTAAAATGTCTCATACTCTTACATGCACCATACATTTACCAAGGgcagtagaaaaaaagaaaaacttgctaATAATGGCCTTCGCAGAGAAGAGAATCGGTAGGAGCTGTGTATAAAAAGCCGCAAGATCCCAAAGAGAAGCACAGTCTGAACTCGAGCGACTTTCCGATCACATCATGGTAAGAGAGACACTTCTATTTGTATAATCTAAATTTTTCTGACGTTAGTAGTTACTTTGGTAACTGATCTAACTAATATATACTAGTCTAACTAACTGACTGATCCATCTAATAATGCGAATTAAATTTAACTAATAAATACAAAGGGGCAAAATGAGGCACACCCATAATGATACAGGTTAATAGATTATTATCTCTTTCTTGATATATAGAGGGTTCTGTTAAATAGTCAAtgtaattttcttgaaagaaCTGTATCATATAATGAACgtttaatgttgaataaaatttAGTTACCTGCTTTTTTACTTGATTTCGTCTTTTTGTTGTCATTGCAGAAGTTGATTTTGGTTTGCATCGGCGGTGTCCTCTTGGCTGTCTGTCAGGCAGGAAATATAAGAGGTGGATCCGGTGGCGGACGTGGAGGATCTGGCGGTGGAGGATCCTCTGGAGGCTATGGGTCTCGTGGTGGCTCCTTCGGTGGTGGTAACATAGGCTTCTCTGGGGGTcaaggaggaggatttggaggggGAGTCTCTGGAGGTTATGGCTCTGGTGGTGGCTCCTCTGGAGGTATCGGAGGAGGATCTGGAGGAGGATCCTCTGGAAGATATGGCTCTGGTGGTGGCTCATCTGGAGGTATCGGAGGAGGATCTGGAGGAGGATCCTCTGGAGGCTATGGCTCGGGTGGTGGCTTCTCCAGTGGTGGTCGCACAGGTGGGTCCTCAGGCCACAGCTCCTTTGGAGGTCtcggaggaggatttggaggaggatCTTCTGGAGGATATGGCTCTGGTGGAGGTCACGGGGGCCGGTCAGGAGGAGGATCCTTCGGTGGGCGTGGAGGTGGATCCTCTGGAGGAAAGGGTTCCTTCTCCAGGGGTGGAGGATACGGAAAATGAAATTACTTGCATGCAAACGCAGAGAACTACCTAAAAGTTCTAAAATTCACAAATATAATAGaattatattaagaaataaatattaattttcaaatacatttattacTAATATGGTTTCCTTAATGCacaaaatttattacaatatttgctgtatatatatatatatatatatatatatatatatatatatatatatatatatatatatatatatatatatatatatatatatatatatatatatatatatatatgttacaatcaacagcgtaatcagtcattatgcgTGACTGAAATTCAGTCATcatgcgtaatgcacttagggacatttgatcccaggagctagtactaaacacggcgaaacagtgtaggtgactcactgtttttaGCCGTGTTCTCTAGCTCTGAGAAGATCAATGTCCCTAAGTgcacgtgatgactgaaatttcagtcatgcgcgtaatgactgattacatgttattttataatatatatatatatatatatatatatatataactatatatatatatatatatatatatatatatatatatatatatatatatatatatatatatatatatatatatatatatatatatatatatatagatatagatatagatacatacatacatatacatatagatatagatatagatacatacatgcatatacatatatatatatatatattatatatatatatatatatatatatatatatatatatatatatatatatatatatatatatatatatatatatatatatatatatatatatagatatagatatagatatagatatagatatatatatatatatatatatatatatatatatatatatatatatatatatatatatatatatatataatgcaatgacCTTTATAggatatattaatttcttgattacTGTGATGAGTTACATCATATACTTCAAAATATACTTTAGGAAAATGTGAATAGAAAACTACACGCGCCAGCTATTTTTTCACTGTTAATATCGTTAATGGCAGCGTGATCAGTGTTATATTGCTTGTCAAGCCTGGCCGAGTCATCTTCATAATATACTATAGTAACTTACAGCTGAATGAACTTTTTACTAAACGAAAcaggtaattcttttttttttttaaatcagctgTTTCGGTAAAGATAGTTTTCCTTAAAAGTTACCGATGCCtttttttgttgtgaaattataATGCCAGACATTTTTGGTCTCCGGTGGAAATATATCATGCTAtaatcttaagaaaatattagtCGTTAAGGTCTTATTTTGACCTGATTAATGAATACTTTAAATCTCTGCAGATGTATTATAAAGATCTAGTGAAAATAGTGCTGAaggtttaattataaataaattttactccTATAGTCTGTCCATAATTGCCGTTGGACTTTTAAGTAGAGTCAGTAATGATGGATGAGTTACTAGTTGTGCCCTCTCAAATAAAAGAGTTCCCACCACAAGTCTTGGGATGTAGTAAAATTTCTCTTCCCTAACTGCAAACTATTCATAAACTGTATTTGATCAAGATGCCTTAAAAGGTTTAACTTATACAATACTAGATCAGTGTATCTTCCCGAAAATCTACATTGATTTCGAAAATGCCGAGCAAAAGCAGTGAGACTGAGAAGTCCTGAAAGATACATGTGTCCTGACTTATTTTTCTAAGTAGAAAGTGACGGACattcaattaattatttcatctttttctctctctctacgtatgtCATAAGTAAATCGTAAAATAATGTCTCATACTCTTACATGCATCATATATTTACCAAGGGCAGAAAAATCCCAGGGGACTGTTGTCTGGAATTCGTTATAGGCATCATTTGttatcaaaggaggtacttgaaATGATTGGATTACCTCCCTTGTTTTCATGcagaatgaaatccagacgatAAAGTATCGATCCTCCTAACTGTATCAAGATAtctaatacatttcaataaaagctaCTGTTAGTTTAAgaactgtatatgtgtattattgattaaaacaaaattaaagttatgtttgtgattttttctttatttaaaaccttaaatgaaaaagtaatatatcATATTAATTTAAAACGTTTTTATTACGCGTTACATAAAAAGACAAGCAATAAGccgttaaaaaaatagttttccctGTAAAATGTCAGTTACTGACTTCTGTACTAAAGAGGAAGCGATGCATTTCTGAAAAAATGTCTCCATGTCAGACAAACTGTTGAACATGCAGTCGGAGAAGTCTTTCTTTGTTGCGAGTTTCCTTAGGGATTTTGCTGTAAGTTGGAGTGAGTCTCAGTCTGATATgacttgttcttcttcttctgctgtacTAGGATAACagttgtttgatgtttgtttaacaataGAATTATCATTTCGTTACAACAGgtattttttcctaataaaaaactGTCACCTGGGCATATAAAATAGTTTGTTATATACctgattttgtaataaataattcgctacatacctacaattttaagttcatttatttgaattgggacTGGGgaattcactttcattcattATAAGCCTGAATCTGTTAcgttataaacgaactttactgtgttagcatctaatccatagttttcaaggttgctgagattaatagtgacactccatgccctttaagtccaagttcagctccgataggaagtggggtgagaaggggtgaaaaataaattgttaaaaatgacagatattagtgtctaatccatagttttcgaggttgctgagatgaatagtgacactcccaatgccctttaagtccaagttcagcaccgataggaatggggtgagaaggggtgaaatataaaatgtaaaaaatgctgggcaatgtaactgaagcaactatcttaacaggaaacaGAAAGGAAGTGAGGGTGAGAGTataggggtgttgggaggagaaagagggaaagagggagaaagagttggagagagagagagtttatctgttgtctttcagattttttcctagcaacgccaggttggtcagctaatatatatgtatgtatatatatatatatatatatatatatatatatatatatatatatatatatatatatatatatatatatatatatatatatatatatatatatatatatatatatatatatatatatatatatatatatatatatatatatatatatatatatatttatatatatatatatatatatatatatatatatatatatatatatatatatatatatatatatatatatatatatatatatatatatatatatatatatatatatatatatatatatatatatatatatatatatatatatatatatataaaagtgaatgtttgtatattagtttggcctctatagaaatccaaaccacttgacagaccagACAATATTTTGCACACGGCCTGTATGTCACCCTACCCCGTGACGGACatacaaacaaagacaaaacaaatgaaattttcgtttttacgtcatcttttacttcagttttctgggtttattctgaCTTTTCACCCGACACTCCACCTGTTTCACCCTGCGCTGCCAGACATAATTATGATTTACCTATACAGTAAATCCAGATCCCCTATAACATCAGCTTTtgaccagaatttacgtgaaatttgatcaaaatttataagaattattaatataattgtttattacctcaatagaATCAACAATGAAAACCTATATCtggtttacaatcctcgccacggtAAAAAGTAATAAACCTCTGTGATAGTGTACCccacctcattaaaaaattactcgcgacgaaattaccacctttatttcagtgttcattttaagctaaacgtatcttaatcatactttgccaataaaatacaagttCTTAAGTACCCTTtgatattaccatcatcatatttaactacttaatccacaaaaaacttcgtagttatgggcacaacttggggatcaagaaataattcatcgacgagacgaaacaaatccatcaccatccgcgcatgcgtattaacagactaaatgcttctgtgataaaactactccttcattaaaaaattactcacgacgaaaataccacattttttccagtgttcatcttaagccaaatgtatcttaattataccttgccaatgaaatacaaattcttaaatacCTTGAGGAATTACCATCTTCATATCTgagtacttaatccacaaaaaaaaaaaaaaatcaccatttatcgacaatttctaaattagaccattcagacttcggcctacactttccctcagaaaggCTTTCGTTAACAcatacaggaaaccgaaaacgcTTGCAGCTCTTTTCACgatgtctaaaattacaattgtgataatttaatatttataaagccAACGAACACTGTTATCTTAAGTAActgctggctaagaccgacgtcaacatgtacgatatttccttttttttattcgttcaaatgcgaatttcctcattaattcgttcgtttcttcttcgctTTTAcctttagaatgatatatattcatttctatcttttatcaacgcgtattgattgaaaa of Macrobrachium rosenbergii isolate ZJJX-2024 chromosome 59, ASM4041242v1, whole genome shotgun sequence contains these proteins:
- the LOC136837618 gene encoding uncharacterized protein: MIQKLILVCIGGVLLAVCQAGNIRGGSGGGRGGSGGGGSSGGYGSRGGSFGGGNIGFSGGQGGGFGGGVSGGYGSGGGSSGGIGGGSGGGSSGRYGSGGGSSGGIGGGSGGGSSGGYGSGGGFSSGGRTGGSSGHSSFGGLGGGFGGGSSGGYGSGGGHGGRSGGGSFGGRGGGSSGGKGSFSRGGGYGK